A genome region from Thermoplasmatales archaeon includes the following:
- a CDS encoding isoaspartyl peptidase/L-asparaginase produces MKGLIVHGGAWNIPKELHDAHLKGCKKAADIGYEYLDESALKAVVEAVAYMEDDETFDAGIGSFLNEEGEVELDAIVFDGKNRRFGSVCGVRRIKNPVRIAKLICDEENFSILIADGAEKYASEKGFELIENKVLVTEREIKRWKEMKSNNSKPSMAFSTVGCVAVDAYGNIACAISTGGTPMKKRGRVGDTPIPGAGAYATPLAGISSTGYGEAILRAMIAKIVCDLIEKGYDVFYACREGIKKLASFEYGLGGVIAMNSRGEYGFSFNTPHMAMAFKNEEESFCRI; encoded by the coding sequence ATGAAAGGATTAATTGTTCATGGTGGCGCATGGAATATACCAAAAGAGTTGCATGATGCACACCTTAAAGGATGCAAAAAAGCAGCGGATATTGGTTATGAATATTTAGATGAAAGTGCCTTAAAGGCGGTTGTTGAAGCTGTTGCTTACATGGAGGATGATGAAACATTTGATGCAGGCATCGGTTCATTTTTAAATGAAGAAGGAGAAGTTGAGCTTGATGCAATTGTTTTTGATGGTAAAAATAGAAGATTTGGCTCGGTATGTGGTGTAAGGAGGATAAAGAATCCTGTAAGAATTGCAAAGTTGATATGTGATGAGGAAAATTTTTCTATATTGATAGCGGACGGAGCTGAAAAATATGCGAGCGAGAAAGGTTTTGAACTGATTGAAAACAAAGTTTTAGTAACTGAAAGAGAAATCAAAAGATGGAAGGAAATGAAAAGCAATAATTCAAAACCATCAATGGCATTTTCCACAGTAGGATGTGTTGCTGTAGATGCATATGGAAATATTGCATGTGCTATTTCAACAGGGGGAACACCGATGAAGAAAAGAGGAAGGGTTGGAGACACACCAATTCCTGGGGCGGGCGCATATGCGACACCTCTGGCGGGCATATCTTCAACGGGTTACGGTGAAGCAATTTTAAGAGCAATGATTGCAAAAATTGTTTGTGATTTGATTGAGAAAGGATATGATGTATTTTATGCTTGCAGAGAAGGAATAAAGAAGTTAGCGAGTTTTGAGTATGGGCTTGGAGGAGTAATAGCAATGAATAGCAGAGGAGAATATGGCTTCAGTTTTAATACACCCCATATGGCAATGGCATTTAAGAATGAGGAGGAAAGTTTCTGCAGGATTTAA
- a CDS encoding AAA family ATPase, producing MKKIVVSSLDKKSGKSVVEIAMGKCLNKKIGYMKPIGSNPVHKGKKIIDYDTLLFKEIFNIDYSSEEMCLGLHHSKILHFYPDARKEFMKRYEKLSSEKEFFMIEGGEYIWDGAFIGMDALSLASMVDAPLIFVLSGDYYEILDKLCYVEKISKKAGIIINKVRENVEEIEKEVLKRKMKFFGYLPYIEELKKIRVSYLAEKIFAKVIAGESGLNKEIENVFIAALSAPEIKRHPDFGKGKKLIITGGDRTDVITACLEEDTSCILLTNNIVPPTTIVAKANEKEIPLLSVRQDTYTVAKMIDGLQMAILPDEKKKIEEIGKAGRKYLKIDEIVS from the coding sequence ATGAAAAAAATAGTTGTATCCTCGCTGGATAAAAAATCGGGAAAGAGTGTAGTGGAGATAGCAATGGGAAAATGCCTGAATAAAAAAATAGGGTATATGAAGCCCATAGGAAGCAATCCAGTGCATAAGGGTAAAAAAATTATTGACTATGATACCCTGCTATTTAAAGAAATTTTCAACATTGATTACAGTAGCGAGGAGATGTGTCTTGGATTGCATCATTCAAAAATATTGCATTTTTATCCAGATGCAAGGAAGGAATTCATGAAAAGATATGAAAAACTTTCATCTGAAAAGGAATTTTTTATGATAGAAGGAGGAGAATATATATGGGATGGAGCATTTATAGGAATGGATGCATTATCACTTGCCTCCATGGTTGATGCACCTCTTATTTTTGTTTTGTCCGGTGATTATTATGAGATACTTGATAAATTATGCTATGTAGAAAAAATATCCAAAAAGGCGGGAATAATAATCAATAAGGTTAGAGAAAATGTTGAAGAGATTGAAAAAGAGGTTTTGAAAAGGAAAATGAAATTTTTTGGTTACCTGCCGTATATTGAAGAACTTAAAAAGATAAGAGTTAGTTATCTCGCTGAAAAAATTTTTGCAAAAGTTATTGCTGGTGAAAGCGGGCTTAACAAAGAAATTGAAAATGTTTTTATAGCTGCTTTGTCCGCTCCTGAAATAAAGAGGCATCCGGATTTTGGAAAAGGTAAAAAGCTTATAATTACTGGTGGGGATAGGACGGATGTTATAACAGCATGCCTTGAAGAAGATACTTCATGTATATTGCTTACAAATAACATAGTTCCTCCCACAACAATAGTTGCCAAAGCAAATGAAAAGGAAATACCTCTTCTTTCAGTAAGGCAGGATACATATACTGTTGCAAAAATGATTGATGGCTTGCAGATGGCGATATTGCCAGATGAAAAAAAGAAAATAGAGGAAATTGGAAAAGCGGGAAGAAAATATCTTAAAATTGATGAAATAGTTTCATGA
- a CDS encoding acetate--CoA ligase family protein produces MLDLLFNPRSVAVIGASHHEGKIGHTLLRNIVLSGYKGKIYPVNPKGGEILGLKVYKSMDEINDEIDLALIVVPANVAVNTVEDVAKKSKFAVVITSGFSEIGNIEGEKILIEKARKYGMRILGPNVFGIYSGIAPINATFGPSEIRKGNIAIVTQSGALGIAMIGKTAEENMGLSAIVSLGNKSDIDEVDVLSYLFKDDLTKVIFLYIEGMKNGREFLSLLSKRPHEKKIIILKSGRSKAGARAVASHTGSLAGSDAIFSAAFRQAGVLRAESLEDGLNWVTTIALSPEPAGKNVVIVTNGGGLGVIAADACEKYGLHLFDDMEVLKKTFQDVIPSFGSYRNPVDITGQARGEDYKKALERAFQENSIHSILALYCEAGDLTPQEIEKAIIETHPKYNKPALYVIFGGKEASNLIKSLNMRGIPAFSDVEDAVSSLYALYKVCEKPEESKFEEIGMNEKRIREIVDIAIKEGRDKLLSNEAKEIISCLNIDVPSFAVAKNIEEAIYHANRIGYPVAMKIISEDIIHKTDVGGVVLNIDEEKEIVEAYEAIMENCKRNAPKAMIRGVEVSKMVEKGVETIVGATTDDSFGKVIMFGLGGVYVEVMKDVSFRIAPVSKNEIRKMIKEIESYPLLEGVRGEKRKDIESVVDAIYKIGMLVTKFDEIQELDINPLMVYEKGVKVIDARISIKVKK; encoded by the coding sequence GTGCTTGATTTGCTGTTCAATCCAAGAAGTGTTGCAGTTATTGGGGCGTCACATCATGAAGGCAAGATAGGACATACCCTGCTAAGAAATATTGTTCTGTCTGGGTATAAAGGCAAAATATATCCTGTAAATCCAAAGGGTGGGGAAATTCTTGGCTTAAAAGTTTATAAAAGTATGGATGAGATAAATGATGAGATTGACTTAGCTTTAATAGTTGTGCCTGCAAATGTTGCAGTAAATACAGTTGAAGATGTTGCAAAAAAATCAAAGTTTGCAGTAGTTATAACATCCGGCTTTTCAGAAATTGGAAACATTGAAGGAGAAAAAATTTTGATTGAAAAAGCAAGAAAATATGGAATGCGTATTCTTGGGCCCAATGTATTTGGTATATATTCAGGAATTGCACCGATAAACGCAACATTTGGACCATCTGAAATAAGGAAGGGAAATATAGCAATCGTAACTCAATCAGGGGCTCTTGGAATTGCAATGATTGGAAAAACCGCTGAGGAAAACATGGGTTTATCAGCAATAGTTTCTCTTGGAAACAAATCTGATATAGATGAGGTAGATGTCCTCTCCTATCTCTTTAAGGATGATTTAACAAAAGTAATATTCCTTTACATTGAGGGCATGAAAAACGGGCGAGAATTTTTGAGTCTCCTCTCAAAAAGACCCCATGAAAAGAAAATAATCATTCTCAAGTCAGGAAGAAGCAAAGCAGGAGCAAGGGCGGTTGCAAGCCACACGGGCTCGCTGGCGGGAAGTGACGCAATATTCAGCGCTGCCTTCAGGCAGGCTGGCGTGCTGCGGGCGGAGAGCCTGGAGGATGGGCTTAACTGGGTTACAACCATAGCACTTTCTCCTGAGCCGGCTGGGAAAAATGTGGTTATTGTTACAAATGGAGGAGGGCTGGGGGTTATAGCTGCGGATGCATGTGAAAAATACGGGCTCCATCTTTTTGATGATATGGAAGTTCTTAAGAAAACTTTTCAGGATGTTATACCATCTTTTGGTTCATATCGCAATCCAGTTGATATTACAGGGCAGGCAAGAGGAGAGGATTATAAAAAAGCGCTTGAAAGAGCCTTTCAGGAAAATAGTATTCATTCAATATTAGCCCTTTACTGTGAGGCTGGAGATTTGACTCCGCAGGAAATAGAGAAGGCAATAATTGAAACGCACCCGAAATATAATAAGCCAGCGCTTTATGTAATATTTGGAGGAAAAGAGGCAAGTAACTTGATTAAATCCTTAAATATGCGTGGAATACCTGCGTTTAGTGATGTAGAAGATGCTGTTTCATCGCTATATGCTTTGTATAAAGTTTGCGAAAAGCCCGAAGAAAGCAAATTTGAGGAAATTGGGATGAATGAAAAAAGAATAAGGGAAATAGTAGATATTGCCATAAAAGAAGGAAGGGATAAGTTACTCTCAAACGAGGCAAAGGAAATAATTTCATGTCTCAATATAGATGTGCCCTCTTTTGCTGTTGCAAAAAATATTGAAGAAGCAATATATCATGCAAATAGAATTGGATATCCTGTCGCAATGAAAATAATCTCTGAAGATATAATTCATAAAACAGATGTTGGGGGTGTTGTGCTTAATATAGATGAAGAAAAGGAAATAGTAGAGGCATATGAAGCAATAATGGAAAACTGCAAAAGAAATGCTCCAAAGGCAATGATAAGAGGGGTAGAAGTATCAAAGATGGTTGAAAAAGGTGTTGAAACAATAGTTGGTGCTACAACAGATGATTCGTTTGGAAAGGTTATAATGTTTGGTCTTGGAGGAGTTTATGTGGAGGTAATGAAAGATGTTTCTTTCAGAATTGCCCCTGTATCAAAAAACGAGATAAGAAAAATGATAAAGGAAATAGAATCATATCCCCTGCTTGAGGGGGTTAGAGGGGAAAAGAGGAAGGACATAGAAAGTGTAGTAGACGCAATTTATAAGATAGGAATGCTTGTTACAAAATTTGATGAGATTCAGGAGTTAGATATAAATCCTTTAATGGTATATGAAAAAGGCGTGAAAGTGATTGATGCGAGAATAAGTATAAAGGTGAAAAAATGA
- a CDS encoding DNA-directed RNA polymerase subunit A' — translation MVSISKKLIGKIEFGLLSPEKIRKMSATRVITPDTYNEDGFPIDMGLMDTRLGVIEPGLRCKTCGQGVRDCPGHFGHIELAMPIIHVGFVKTIYNIMKATCRSCGKILLTEKEMEKYRKEYEKTIKIGESTSYLAKELAKDAEKTTTCPYCGKEKLPVDLDKPTTFREGGHKMTPAEVREWMEKVSEALGDDLKLLDINPEFARPEWMVLTVLPVPPVTTRPSITLETGERSEDDLTHKLVDIIRINQRLQENRDAGAPQLIVEDLWELLQYHITTYFDNQTAGIPPAKHRSGRSLKTLAQRLKGKEGRFRSNLSGKRVNFSSRTVISPDPNISINEVGVPIVVARELTVPVIVNSYNIEKMRELVRRGPSPTPPAGVAYVPGVNYVIRADGRRIKVTPENADAVAEKLEINSIVERQLQDGDIVLFNRQPSLHRMSMMAHRARILPFKTFRLNLAVCPPYNADFDGDEMNLHVLQSEEARAEAEILMKVQEHILSPRFGGAIIGAIHDHITGCFLLTYKEREFSKEDTIDILSSAGYKGEVKDKMNGKEIFSKLLPKGINLEYKAKTCIGCEKCLKEKCPYDAYVIIRDGELICGTIDEKSVGAFKGEIVEYIARKLGSDKASEFIDKLTNVAITVVSKLGFTTGIDDEDIPEEARLQIEEQLERAKEKIEELIRAYNNGELEQIPGRSLEETLEMEIMRVTGRARDQTGEIASKHLGMDNSAVIMARSGARGSMLNLSQMAGCLGQQAVRGERINRGYRNRTLSHFEKGDLGAEAKGFVTSSYKKGLKPTEYFFHSMGGREGLVDTAVRTSRSGYMQRRLINALENVKVEEDGTVRTTTGEIVQFIYGEDGVDPMKSVKGKAVDIDTITGWS, via the coding sequence ATGGTTAGCATCTCAAAAAAACTTATAGGAAAAATTGAATTTGGGTTGCTATCTCCGGAAAAAATAAGAAAGATGTCCGCTACAAGAGTCATAACCCCAGATACATATAACGAAGATGGCTTTCCAATTGACATGGGTCTTATGGATACAAGGCTCGGGGTAATTGAGCCAGGGCTTAGATGCAAGACATGCGGGCAGGGAGTTAGGGATTGCCCGGGTCATTTTGGTCATATCGAACTTGCGATGCCGATAATACATGTTGGTTTTGTAAAAACAATATATAACATAATGAAAGCAACATGCAGGAGTTGTGGAAAAATACTCCTTACTGAAAAGGAGATGGAAAAATACAGAAAGGAATATGAAAAAACTATTAAGATAGGAGAAAGCACTTCATATCTTGCAAAAGAACTTGCAAAAGATGCAGAGAAAACAACTACATGCCCATACTGCGGAAAGGAAAAATTGCCCGTTGATCTTGACAAACCAACAACTTTCAGGGAAGGCGGGCACAAAATGACGCCTGCTGAAGTAAGAGAATGGATGGAAAAAGTTAGCGAAGCTCTGGGAGATGATTTAAAGCTGCTTGATATAAATCCAGAATTTGCACGTCCTGAATGGATGGTACTAACAGTTTTGCCAGTTCCACCTGTCACAACCCGTCCTTCAATAACTCTTGAGACAGGAGAAAGAAGCGAAGATGATTTAACCCATAAATTGGTTGATATTATAAGGATAAATCAGAGATTGCAGGAGAATAGGGATGCGGGCGCCCCCCAGCTTATTGTTGAAGACCTGTGGGAACTTCTTCAATACCACATAACCACTTATTTTGATAATCAAACCGCAGGAATACCTCCAGCAAAGCATAGGAGCGGAAGGTCATTAAAAACACTCGCGCAAAGGCTTAAAGGAAAGGAGGGAAGATTCAGAAGCAATTTATCTGGGAAAAGAGTAAATTTTTCATCCCGTACAGTAATTTCACCTGATCCAAATATAAGCATAAATGAAGTGGGCGTGCCCATAGTTGTTGCAAGGGAGCTAACTGTGCCAGTGATAGTAAATTCCTACAATATAGAGAAAATGAGGGAACTCGTAAGGAGGGGGCCATCTCCGACGCCGCCTGCGGGTGTTGCGTATGTGCCGGGAGTTAATTATGTTATAAGAGCCGATGGGAGGAGGATAAAGGTTACGCCCGAAAATGCTGATGCTGTTGCTGAAAAACTTGAGATAAATTCAATAGTTGAGAGGCAATTGCAGGATGGAGATATTGTTCTTTTCAACAGACAGCCCTCTTTGCACAGGATGTCAATGATGGCTCATAGGGCAAGGATTTTGCCATTTAAAACATTCCGCCTCAATCTTGCAGTTTGCCCACCTTATAACGCAGACTTTGACGGAGATGAAATGAATCTTCATGTTTTGCAGAGCGAAGAAGCGAGGGCGGAAGCAGAAATTTTGATGAAGGTGCAGGAGCATATTTTAAGCCCGAGATTTGGAGGAGCAATAATAGGAGCGATACATGACCATATTACAGGTTGTTTTCTTCTTACATATAAGGAGAGGGAATTCAGCAAGGAAGACACGATAGATATTCTTTCATCTGCTGGTTACAAAGGAGAGGTAAAGGATAAAATGAATGGGAAGGAAATATTCAGCAAACTTCTTCCAAAGGGTATAAATCTTGAATATAAGGCAAAAACATGCATTGGGTGCGAAAAGTGTTTAAAGGAAAAATGTCCATATGATGCATATGTAATCATAAGAGACGGCGAATTAATATGCGGTACAATAGATGAGAAGAGTGTTGGTGCATTCAAAGGAGAGATAGTTGAGTATATAGCAAGAAAACTCGGCTCTGATAAAGCAAGTGAATTTATTGATAAACTCACAAATGTGGCAATAACAGTTGTTAGCAAACTTGGCTTTACAACTGGTATAGATGACGAAGATATACCTGAAGAGGCAAGATTGCAGATTGAAGAGCAACTTGAAAGGGCAAAAGAGAAGATAGAAGAGCTTATAAGAGCATATAATAATGGGGAGCTGGAGCAGATACCTGGAAGAAGTCTCGAAGAAACACTTGAAATGGAGATAATGCGTGTAACTGGAAGAGCCAGAGATCAGACAGGAGAAATAGCGAGCAAGCATCTGGGCATGGACAACTCAGCTGTTATAATGGCGAGGTCAGGAGCGAGGGGAAGCATGCTCAATCTAAGCCAGATGGCGGGATGCCTGGGCCAGCAGGCGGTGAGGGGTGAGAGGATAAATAGGGGTTACAGAAATAGAACTCTTTCACATTTTGAGAAGGGTGATTTGGGAGCAGAGGCAAAAGGTTTTGTTACATCAAGTTATAAGAAGGGACTGAAGCCTACCGAATACTTTTTCCATTCGATGGGAGGAAGGGAAGGACTTGTTGATACTGCAGTTAGAACTTCGAGAAGTGGATATATGCAGCGCCGCCTTATAAATGCTCTTGAAAATGTGAAGGTTGAAGAAGATGGAACTGTAAGGACAACGACGGGCGAGATAGTTCAATTTATTTATGGTGAAGATGGTGTTGACCCGATGAAAAGCGTTAAAGGAAAAGCTGTTGATATAGATACAATAACAGGGTGGTCATAA
- a CDS encoding 50S ribosomal protein L30e, which yields MIEKELLRAVKTGKVIFGSKMVIKKMEEAKAIVISSDCIEKEKIMSIAKDKPVYVYNGNNIELGNVCEKPFGVSALAIIDEGKSGILSLIAG from the coding sequence ATGATTGAAAAAGAATTGCTTAGAGCTGTTAAAACAGGAAAAGTGATTTTTGGTAGCAAGATGGTTATTAAGAAGATGGAGGAAGCAAAGGCAATAGTTATTTCTTCTGATTGTATTGAAAAGGAAAAAATAATGAGCATTGCAAAGGATAAGCCCGTATATGTATATAATGGGAATAATATAGAGCTTGGAAATGTTTGTGAAAAACCATTTGGAGTAAGTGCTCTTGCAATAATTGATGAGGGAAAATCAGGTATTCTTTCATTAATTGCGGGATAA
- a CDS encoding NusA-like transcription termination signal-binding factor → MKIKLTQEEMNYINIAEGFIHTPIIDCVGKEDRITFIVEKGRLGKAVGKEAKNIKKLEEIFKKEVRIVEYDTDIKQFIVNLFKPFKLDKIIFDEKEKKASVVVNPNDKGKAIGKDGRNIKIIREIAKRHHDIEELKVL, encoded by the coding sequence ATGAAGATAAAACTTACACAGGAGGAAATGAATTACATTAATATAGCGGAAGGTTTTATTCACACACCAATAATTGATTGTGTTGGAAAGGAGGACAGAATAACATTTATCGTTGAAAAGGGCAGGCTTGGAAAGGCTGTTGGAAAAGAGGCAAAGAATATAAAAAAACTGGAGGAAATTTTCAAGAAAGAAGTTAGAATTGTTGAATATGACACAGATATAAAGCAATTCATAGTAAATTTATTCAAACCATTTAAGTTAGATAAAATAATTTTCGATGAAAAAGAAAAAAAAGCAAGTGTTGTTGTAAATCCAAACGATAAAGGTAAAGCAATCGGAAAAGATGGAAGAAATATAAAAATAATAAGAGAGATAGCAAAAAGACACCATGATATAGAAGAACTAAAAGTATTATGA
- the rpoA2 gene encoding DNA-directed RNA polymerase subunit A'', with the protein MAKAKKEFGTEEKIRKLLEEKNEYLPDKIIEELVQKIEKNGLKNKIDKFVEIAIEEYNRSIIEPHEACGIVAAQSIGEPGTQMTMRTFHYAGVAEINVTLGLPRLIEIVDARSEPSTPMMNVYLEGMYKVNKEKAKEIANKIEITRLIDVADVEAEISNMRIAIIPDKKAMERKGIKISEIIDAINKVSKIEIKEEEGKIFVIPEEESYRELRRVHEEVKSVKIKGLDGIKRAIIRREGDEYVIYTEGSNFEKVLEIEGVDKTRTTTNDIHAIYRVLGIEAARNAIINEAYSTLQEQGLNVDIRHIMLVADIMTTDGTIRPIGRQGVSGEKGSVIARAAFEITVDHLLRASRRGEIDELRGVAENIIVGQPIQLGTGSVELTIDIRKMGEVKK; encoded by the coding sequence ATGGCTAAGGCAAAAAAGGAATTTGGCACTGAGGAAAAGATAAGAAAATTACTGGAAGAAAAGAATGAATATTTGCCAGATAAAATAATAGAGGAGCTTGTCCAAAAAATTGAGAAAAATGGGCTTAAGAATAAAATAGATAAGTTTGTGGAGATTGCAATTGAAGAATACAATAGAAGCATTATTGAACCACATGAAGCATGTGGAATTGTTGCAGCCCAGTCAATAGGAGAGCCAGGCACACAGATGACGATGAGAACATTCCACTATGCGGGAGTGGCTGAAATAAATGTAACTCTTGGATTGCCAAGGCTTATTGAGATAGTAGATGCAAGGAGTGAGCCATCTACGCCAATGATGAATGTTTATCTTGAGGGAATGTATAAAGTTAATAAAGAGAAGGCAAAGGAAATAGCAAATAAAATTGAAATAACACGCCTGATAGATGTTGCGGATGTAGAAGCAGAAATTAGCAATATGAGGATTGCTATAATTCCTGATAAAAAAGCGATGGAAAGGAAGGGAATAAAAATTTCTGAGATAATTGATGCAATAAATAAAGTTAGCAAGATAGAAATTAAGGAAGAAGAAGGTAAGATATTCGTGATACCCGAAGAGGAGAGCTATCGCGAATTAAGAAGGGTTCATGAAGAAGTTAAAAGTGTAAAGATAAAAGGTTTGGATGGGATAAAAAGGGCTATTATAAGGAGAGAAGGGGATGAATATGTTATTTATACCGAAGGAAGCAATTTTGAGAAAGTTCTTGAAATAGAAGGAGTTGATAAAACAAGAACAACAACAAATGATATCCATGCAATTTATCGCGTGCTTGGCATAGAGGCGGCGAGGAATGCAATAATAAATGAAGCTTATTCCACACTGCAGGAGCAGGGTTTAAATGTAGATATACGCCATATAATGCTTGTTGCGGATATAATGACAACAGATGGAACAATTCGCCCCATAGGGAGGCAGGGAGTTAGCGGTGAGAAAGGCTCTGTGATTGCAAGGGCTGCTTTTGAAATTACCGTAGATCATCTGTTAAGGGCAAGCAGGCGTGGTGAAATTGATGAATTAAGGGGTGTTGCGGAAAATATCATAGTTGGCCAACCAATTCAGCTTGGAACAGGCTCTGTTGAACTTACAATAGATATAAGGAAGATGGGAGAGGTGAAGAAATGA